The Astyanax mexicanus isolate ESR-SI-001 chromosome 7, AstMex3_surface, whole genome shotgun sequence genome has a window encoding:
- the LOC103032979 gene encoding cytochrome P450 2U1, which yields METGFRQLWQEVRLSPLSSVNIAALAVFLVVFFLFRHFGRTRRFLNIPPGPTPLPVVGNFGSLVVPPFVLKLFARRGDYENSQAHPLSPQVGLMQLSRLYGNVYSIFVGNQLLVVLNGYEMVKDAMTNYTEVFSDRPDIPLVSILTKRKGIVFAPYGTVWRRQRKFCHTALRNFGLGKLSLEPCIHEGFTIVKAELLKRSQEAGAAGMDLTPLISNAVSNVISSISLGQRFHHQDEEFRTQLNLMASGLEISVNSPALLINIFPWLYYLPFGVFKQLRKVERDITAFLKKIIAKHRATLDPENPRDFIDIYLIEMLAQEKAAELEEGGFSEEYLFFIIGDLFIAGTDTTTNSILWLVLYMSLYPDVQEKVQKEIDAVVGSGRLPSLTDKGTLPYTEATIMEVQRMTVVVPLSIPHMASKTTEFRGYTIPKGTVIIPNLWSVHRDPTVWENPDDFCPSRFLDEQGQLLRSEYFIPFGIGRRVCMGEQLAKMELFLMFTCMMQAFTFSLPEGHQPPPMNGRFGLTLAPYPYKVCITPR from the exons ATGGAGACTGGGTTCCGGCAGTTATGGCAGGAGGTCCGCCTCTCGCCGCTCTCCTCGGTGAACATCGCGGCGCTGGCCGTGTTCCTGGTGGTGTTCTTCTTGTTCAGACACTTCGGGAGAACCAGGCGCTTCCTGAACATCCCCCCGGGCCCGACCCCGCTGCCCGTCGTGGGGAACTTCGGCAGTCTGGTCGTTCCTCCGTTCGTGCTGAAGCTGTTCGCGCGCCGCGGGGATTATGAGAACAGCCAGGCGCACCCGCTGTCCCCGCAGGTGGGCCTGATGCAGCTCTCCCGGCTGTACGGGAACGTCTACAGCATCTTCGTGGGGAATCAGCTGCTGGTGGTGCTGAACGGATATGAGATGGTTAAAGACGCGATGACCAACTACACAGAGGTGTTCTCAGACCGACCTGACATCCCTCTGGTTTCTATACTCACCAAAAGAAAAG GTATTGTGTTTGCACCCTATGGCACAGTCTGGAGAAGGCAGCGCAAGTTCTGCCACACGGCTCTACGAAATTTCGGGCTTGGCAAGCTGAGCCTGGAGCCTTGTATACACGAGGGCTTCACTATTGTTAAGGCTGAGCTGCTCAAACGAAGTCAGGAAGCAGGAGCAGCGGGAATGGACCTGACCCCCTTGATCAGCAACGCTGTGTCCAATGTCATTTCATCCATCAGCCTGGGCCAGCGCTTCCACCACCAAGACGAGGAGTTTCGCACCCAGCTGAACCTCATGGCCAGTGGGCTGGAGATCAGCGTCAACAGCCCTGCCCTTCTCATCAACATCTTCCCGTGGCTGTACTATTTACCTTTTGGTGTCTTCAAGCAGCTCCGCAAAGTAGAGAGGGACATCACAGCTTTCCTGAAGAAGATCATAGCCAAACACAGAGCCACTCTGGACCCAGAAAACCCCAGGGATTTCATAGACATCTACCTGATAGAGATGCTGGCACAGGAAAAAGCAGCAGAGCTTGAAGAAGGCGGATTCTCAGAAGAATATCTCTTCTTCATAATAGGTGACCTGTTTATTGCAGGCACTGATACCACCACTAACAGCATACTGTGGCTGGTGCTGTACATGTCTTTATATCCTGATGTTCAAG AGAAAGTTCAGAAAGAGATCGATGCCGTGGTGGGATCAGGGCGACTTCCATCTCTGACTGATAAGGGAACTCTACCGTACACAGAGGCCACAATCATGGAGGTCCAGAGAATGACGGTGGTGGTGCCGCTCTCCATACCTCACATGGCCTCCAAGACCACAG AATTTCGAGGGTACACGATTCCTAAGGGCACTGTTATCATCCCCAATCTCTGGTCAGTCCATAGAGATCCTACTGTGTGGGAGAATCCGGATGACTTCTGTCCGTCACGCTTTCTAGATGAACAGGGACAACTTCTGAGGAGCGAATATTTCATTCCATTTGGAATAg GTCGGAGGGTGTGTATGGGGGAGCAACTGGCAAAGATGGAGCTTTTCCTAATGTTCACCTGCATGATGCAGGCCTTCACCTTCAGCCTTCCAGAGGGCCATCAGCCTCCACCCATGAATGGGCGCTTTGGCCTCACGCTGGCCCCCTACCCATACAAAGTCTGTATAACGCCACGCTGA